The Nitrospira sp. genome contains a region encoding:
- a CDS encoding serine acetyltransferase, which yields MMLFHRIRSKWGIEISRSAEIGRGFYIGHYGGITISGLARIGRDVNISQLVTIGVSGRGENRGVPIIGDNVYIAPGAKIFGKIRVGNNVKIGANAVVHKDIPDDAVVVLDPGFRIISFRGKRESQG from the coding sequence ATGATGCTATTTCATAGAATTCGTAGCAAATGGGGAATCGAAATATCACGATCAGCAGAAATAGGTCGCGGATTCTATATAGGACATTATGGAGGGATTACAATTTCTGGCCTTGCAAGAATCGGCAGGGATGTCAATATCTCCCAGTTAGTGACAATCGGGGTGTCAGGGCGTGGAGAAAATAGGGGAGTTCCTATAATTGGGGACAATGTATACATTGCTCCAGGCGCAAAGATTTTCGGAAAGATTCGTGTGGGTAACAATGTGAAAATAGGAGCCAATGCGGTGGTACATAAGGACATTCCTGACGATGCCGTTGTTGTCCTAGACCCGGGGTTTAGGATAATCTCTTTCAGGGGCAAGCGGGAATCGCAAGGATAA
- a CDS encoding glycosyltransferase family 2 protein — protein sequence MSVPSPYVSIIMPCRNEVKDIRSCLESVVESDYPKDRLELLVVDGQSDDGTRDIIDNFSKQYPWIRLLDNDRRITPAALNIGICAARGRIVMRMDGHTVYPSDYVSKLIDWSERTEADNVGGICITRPANDTPKAHAIAVGLSHPWGVGNSHFRIGVTAPKWVDHVPFGCYRREVFDKIGLFDERLIRNQDDELNHRLIRHGGRVLLVPEIVSYYTARDSLKKLWVMYYQYGYYKPFAVRMIGAVMTMRQLVPSAFVLYVVLTAALALQSNIAAVLLAVGVFAYMTSNLSIAVAVALSRGVRCGLWSTIVFPILHISYGVGYLKGILDFLILRKQEASDSFAIRLSR from the coding sequence ATGAGCGTTCCCTCACCCTATGTATCCATTATTATGCCCTGCAGGAACGAGGTAAAGGATATTCGTTCCTGTCTAGAATCGGTTGTGGAGAGTGACTATCCAAAGGATCGGCTGGAATTGCTTGTCGTCGATGGGCAGAGTGATGATGGGACCAGAGATATAATCGATAATTTCAGCAAGCAGTATCCATGGATTAGACTTCTCGACAATGATCGCAGGATTACTCCTGCGGCATTGAATATCGGCATTTGCGCTGCTAGAGGACGAATCGTGATGCGGATGGATGGTCATACGGTGTATCCATCCGATTACGTTTCGAAACTCATTGACTGGAGCGAACGGACTGAAGCCGATAATGTGGGTGGAATATGTATCACACGACCTGCCAATGACACCCCCAAGGCGCATGCGATTGCTGTTGGGCTCTCTCATCCGTGGGGGGTAGGAAATTCGCACTTTAGGATCGGAGTCACAGCGCCCAAATGGGTGGACCATGTTCCGTTTGGATGCTATCGAAGAGAAGTCTTCGACAAGATAGGGTTGTTTGATGAGAGGCTTATACGCAATCAAGATGACGAACTGAATCATCGATTGATCAGGCACGGAGGACGCGTCTTACTTGTGCCGGAAATCGTGTCCTACTATACCGCAAGAGATTCTCTTAAAAAACTCTGGGTTATGTATTACCAGTACGGCTACTATAAGCCGTTTGCTGTGCGAATGATCGGCGCAGTGATGACGATGCGACAACTCGTGCCATCAGCGTTTGTTTTGTATGTCGTTCTCACTGCGGCGCTTGCGCTCCAGTCGAATATTGCAGCGGTGTTGTTGGCGGTCGGCGTCTTTGCATATATGACGAGTAATCTCAGTATTGCGGTTGCTGTAGCGCTGAGCAGAGGTGTGCGGTGTGGCCTTTGGTCGACGATCGTTTTCCCCATCCTTCATATAAGTTATGGGGTCGGGTATTTGAAGGGAATTCTCGACTTCTTGATTCTGCGAAAACAAGAAGCGTCTGATTCGTTTGCGATTCGACTGTCGCGATAA
- a CDS encoding DUF3473 domain-containing protein: MRYSTPVISIDVEDWPQSTWDRNLPITERAVRNTRHLLGLLREEGVQVTMFVLGKLAERFPEVVKEIHADGHEVACHGHGHLEVGRQSPEEFFDDIRRSKDLLEQIIGKPVRGYRAPDFSIVRETLWALDMLAAAGFEYDSSIVPARLPRYGIAGWPALPVRVQLAHGGSILEAPLATFRALGRNWPVGGGGYHRLLPGVASRYFARRIMMEAPFVFYCHPYEFDVHELAEISVPVPRTTRFYQGAGRRWFEQRFQAFLRCFGGQPLRDMLSSQAWADFHVHKLHSSSS; the protein is encoded by the coding sequence ATGAGATACAGTACGCCGGTCATCTCTATTGATGTGGAAGATTGGCCGCAATCCACCTGGGACCGGAATCTTCCAATCACGGAACGAGCCGTTCGGAACACGCGTCACCTCTTGGGTCTTCTGCGGGAGGAGGGGGTGCAGGTGACGATGTTCGTGCTCGGCAAGTTAGCCGAACGCTTTCCCGAGGTCGTTAAAGAAATACATGCCGATGGTCATGAAGTGGCGTGTCACGGTCACGGACACCTGGAAGTCGGCCGGCAGTCTCCCGAGGAGTTTTTTGACGATATCCGTCGTTCCAAGGATCTTCTCGAACAGATCATCGGGAAGCCGGTTCGAGGATATAGAGCCCCCGATTTTTCGATAGTCCGGGAGACGCTCTGGGCGCTTGATATGCTTGCAGCGGCAGGATTTGAGTATGATTCCAGCATCGTGCCGGCGCGACTTCCTCGGTATGGGATCGCCGGGTGGCCCGCTCTTCCGGTTCGGGTGCAACTCGCTCATGGCGGCAGCATTCTAGAGGCTCCTTTGGCCACATTTCGCGCGCTTGGAAGGAATTGGCCGGTCGGTGGAGGCGGGTACCATCGTCTGTTGCCGGGCGTCGCGAGTCGATACTTCGCTCGAAGAATCATGATGGAGGCCCCGTTCGTATTCTACTGCCACCCGTACGAGTTCGATGTGCATGAGCTGGCCGAGATCTCGGTTCCGGTTCCGCGCACGACTCGATTTTACCAAGGCGCAGGTCGGAGATGGTTTGAACAGCGATTCCAAGCTTTTCTCAGATGCTTTGGTGGTCAACCGCTCCGCGATATGCTCTCTTCACAAGCATGGGCCGACTTCCATGTCCACAAGTTGCACTCGTCTTCTTCGTAG
- a CDS encoding GMC family oxidoreductase: MFVDFNASVGSLPKNVEFCVVGSGPAGMTLALELERQGRSVLLLEGGGLEWTPEAYELYQGEVIGDHYVGLEYARARMLGGTSGHWGGWTYPLTELAFKKKPGFEDAQWPIEKKDLDPYLDQARAVLDIKAPPNDVVLDSEFGIKEFRISYSKVRFGQRYRERLNSSQRITCATSANLTGLKTDGRNIVSATVTNFKGQSAEVRAKQYVLAMGGIENSRILLWCNHQANGRLIDSRAPLGRYWMEHPAYRVGYALVDLKIPKTEYFKPHLLLTFTEEVFKRLGILECSFVLEPMPASGTMGLIKDLICVAPRVGEWAASLAGKNLVCGGTFVIGWEQEPVWSNHVKLSETKRDRFGIPTVELHWKKTDRDRATMQKAITHFNEFLMVKNHGRIKLDDWVFAKDGYPSSGNDGVSYHHIGGTRMAHTVEKGVVDRNCRVFGQGNLYVAGSSVFPSGGEANPTLSIIQLSLRLADHLRNI; this comes from the coding sequence ATGTTCGTTGACTTCAACGCGTCGGTCGGCAGCCTTCCCAAGAACGTTGAGTTTTGCGTCGTCGGATCAGGACCGGCGGGTATGACGCTGGCGCTCGAACTTGAGCGCCAGGGCCGTTCCGTGCTGCTTTTGGAAGGAGGCGGCCTCGAGTGGACTCCGGAGGCGTATGAGCTCTATCAAGGGGAAGTGATAGGCGATCACTATGTCGGTCTTGAGTACGCACGCGCCCGGATGCTCGGAGGGACAAGCGGTCATTGGGGGGGGTGGACCTATCCGTTGACGGAATTAGCGTTCAAAAAGAAACCGGGCTTTGAGGATGCACAGTGGCCGATTGAAAAGAAAGATTTGGACCCCTATTTGGACCAAGCACGGGCGGTTCTTGATATCAAGGCGCCTCCAAACGATGTCGTTCTGGACAGTGAGTTCGGTATCAAAGAATTTCGGATTTCCTATTCGAAGGTTCGGTTCGGCCAACGATATCGGGAAAGGCTCAATTCGTCTCAACGCATCACCTGCGCGACTAGCGCGAATCTCACGGGGTTGAAAACGGATGGCCGCAATATTGTGTCCGCAACCGTGACCAACTTTAAAGGGCAATCTGCCGAGGTCAGGGCGAAGCAGTATGTGTTGGCGATGGGAGGAATTGAGAACAGCCGTATTTTACTGTGGTGCAATCATCAGGCGAATGGCCGTCTCATCGACTCGCGCGCACCGCTCGGTCGATATTGGATGGAACATCCGGCGTATCGGGTCGGATATGCCCTCGTTGACCTCAAGATTCCGAAAACCGAGTATTTCAAGCCGCATCTCTTGCTGACGTTCACCGAGGAAGTTTTCAAGAGGTTAGGCATCTTGGAGTGCAGCTTTGTTTTGGAACCGATGCCGGCTTCCGGGACGATGGGTCTCATTAAGGATCTCATCTGCGTCGCGCCGAGAGTGGGAGAGTGGGCGGCTTCGCTGGCTGGAAAGAATCTCGTCTGCGGTGGCACATTCGTCATAGGGTGGGAACAAGAGCCTGTGTGGAGCAATCATGTGAAGCTGTCGGAGACCAAGCGTGACCGTTTCGGCATTCCGACCGTAGAGCTTCACTGGAAGAAGACCGATCGCGATCGTGCCACGATGCAGAAGGCGATCACGCATTTCAATGAGTTCTTGATGGTGAAAAATCACGGCCGGATAAAGCTCGACGATTGGGTCTTCGCGAAAGACGGGTATCCGTCCAGCGGAAACGACGGCGTGAGTTATCATCATATCGGCGGGACCCGCATGGCACACACGGTTGAAAAGGGTGTTGTCGATAGGAACTGTCGTGTATTCGGACAAGGGAATTTGTACGTTGCCGGGTCATCGGTTTTCCCAAGCGGCGGGGAAGCCAATCCGACTCTCTCGATCATTCAGCTCTCATTGCGATTGGCTGATCACTTGCGGAATATATAA
- a CDS encoding SGNH/GDSL hydrolase family protein, which translates to MDGRTEQAKRQWALLFQLRGTACAPEGVSLTTVTERTRIALVGDSFTFGEDVAYEDTWGHLLEQALGSDAQVLNAGVGSYGLDQAFLRYNEDVRRWSPKVVILSFISADVVRTMSVYPFIAAPHWQIPFSKPRLVLRDGGLHTLNIPPVAPEAIFSKGSISELPFLEQDKGYIDSQWLQNSAQLSYLARAFMTLFPRWSPVLSDVSDETLVTLNASILKAFIGSVSETGAIPMVVYFPREELERPNLSLPLGKRVLQHAGIDYTDVTPCLLEVEPNNRFALGGHYSPKGNAAVTKCLTEVVRQAVAGSSS; encoded by the coding sequence ATGGACGGTCGGACCGAACAGGCGAAGCGCCAATGGGCTCTACTATTCCAGCTCCGAGGGACTGCGTGCGCCCCCGAGGGTGTCTCGCTCACCACGGTCACTGAGAGGACGCGCATTGCTTTAGTAGGGGATTCCTTTACATTTGGCGAGGACGTGGCATATGAGGATACCTGGGGACATCTCTTGGAGCAAGCGCTAGGTTCGGATGCTCAAGTCTTAAACGCCGGGGTGGGGTCATACGGTCTGGATCAGGCGTTCCTACGGTACAACGAAGATGTCCGTCGGTGGAGCCCTAAGGTTGTGATATTAAGCTTTATCAGCGCTGATGTGGTTCGCACGATGAGTGTGTATCCGTTTATTGCCGCTCCTCATTGGCAAATTCCTTTTTCAAAGCCGCGCCTTGTCTTGCGTGACGGTGGCCTCCACACACTCAACATTCCTCCTGTGGCACCTGAGGCCATCTTTTCCAAGGGGTCGATTTCCGAGCTTCCTTTTCTCGAACAGGATAAAGGATACATCGACAGTCAATGGCTTCAGAACTCGGCTCAGCTTTCATACCTCGCCCGGGCATTCATGACCTTGTTTCCACGTTGGAGTCCTGTCCTTTCTGATGTCTCCGATGAAACACTCGTGACACTGAACGCCTCGATCCTAAAAGCGTTTATTGGGTCGGTGTCGGAGACCGGGGCGATCCCCATGGTGGTTTACTTTCCACGCGAGGAGCTTGAAAGGCCAAATCTGTCCCTCCCACTGGGTAAACGTGTTCTGCAGCACGCCGGTATCGACTATACCGATGTTACTCCTTGTTTGCTCGAAGTAGAGCCCAATAATCGTTTTGCTCTGGGCGGCCACTATTCACCCAAAGGTAACGCCGCGGTTACGAAATGCCTGACCGAGGTGGTTCGTCAGGCAGTCGCAGGCAGTTCTTCATAG